The Tenacibaculum jejuense genome includes a window with the following:
- a CDS encoding SDR family NAD(P)-dependent oxidoreductase yields the protein MKNNFALITGASQGLGLALAEELAKQKFNLLLAALPNENLSDTSERIANDFNVTVDYFEADMTEKSNVIALGEWANNYKVSILINNAGSGGSKRITEVSLEYIEKIIQLNVTSTSMLTKLLLPNLIESKEGYIMNISSMAAFSPMGYKTVYPASKKFIDHFSMGLREELKDKNVSVTVVYPGPMKTNDEVTSRIESQSKFVNLGVVELDEIARMSISKMFKGKRRVVPGRLNRISKFILSVLPSNTKIKMLSNAMRKEIQA from the coding sequence ATGAAAAACAACTTTGCTTTAATTACGGGAGCTAGTCAGGGACTAGGTTTGGCCTTAGCTGAAGAACTAGCTAAACAAAAATTCAATCTGCTTTTAGCTGCGCTTCCTAATGAAAATTTAAGTGATACTTCTGAAAGAATAGCTAACGATTTTAATGTTACTGTTGATTATTTTGAAGCAGACATGACAGAAAAAAGCAATGTTATAGCACTTGGTGAATGGGCTAATAATTATAAGGTATCTATTCTTATTAATAACGCCGGAAGTGGTGGTTCGAAACGTATTACTGAAGTTTCTTTAGAATATATTGAAAAGATTATTCAACTGAATGTGACATCAACTTCAATGTTGACCAAACTTTTACTTCCTAATTTAATCGAAAGTAAAGAAGGATATATTATGAATATTTCTAGTATGGCAGCTTTTAGTCCGATGGGATATAAAACCGTTTATCCTGCATCTAAAAAATTTATCGATCATTTTTCAATGGGACTTAGAGAAGAATTAAAAGATAAAAATGTTTCGGTTACTGTTGTGTATCCTGGACCAATGAAAACAAATGATGAAGTTACTTCTCGAATTGAGAGTCAAAGTAAATTTGTAAATCTTGGTGTAGTTGAACTTGATGAAATTGCAAGAATGAGTATTTCTAAAATGTTTAAAGGTAAAAGACGTGTTGTTCCTGGTCGATTAAACAGAATTAGTAAATTTATTTTAAGCGTTTTACCGTCTAACACTAAAATAAAGATGTTAAGTAATGCCATGAGAAAAGAAATTCAAGCCTAA
- a CDS encoding NAD-dependent epimerase/dehydratase family protein — MRVLVTGANGLLATNIIAVLLKKKYHVIGLLRNEKSFALPTHENLKLHIGDITKSESFESILPEIDCIIHAAALTGQDIIDYNIYKNVNATATATLYKKALQHNIKTFVYISTANCFGFGSLNDLGNEKKPIRFPFSKSLYAKSKLEGQERILQLAKENSETKLVTLNPTFMIGSYDTKPSSGRLVLSAHNKKIIFYPPGGKSFINVTDAANAVVNAIDLGKHCESYILCGENLSYKEFYKKVTHQLEQKSSYIKIPKFLLYGIGYFGNLLRFFKIKTDISLTNVQTLCVNNYYSNQKAKEELKLEQNPIENGISEAIEWFKLN; from the coding sequence ATGAGAGTTTTAGTTACTGGTGCTAATGGTTTATTAGCCACAAATATTATCGCAGTTTTACTGAAAAAAAAATATCATGTTATTGGTTTATTACGAAATGAAAAAAGTTTTGCTTTACCAACTCATGAAAATTTAAAACTTCATATTGGTGATATTACCAAAAGTGAATCTTTTGAATCTATTTTACCTGAAATTGATTGTATTATTCATGCAGCTGCTCTTACCGGGCAGGATATTATAGATTACAACATATACAAAAACGTAAATGCGACAGCTACAGCAACATTATATAAAAAAGCGTTACAGCATAATATTAAAACCTTTGTATATATAAGTACAGCCAATTGTTTTGGTTTTGGAAGTTTGAATGATTTGGGAAATGAAAAGAAACCTATTCGTTTTCCTTTTTCTAAATCATTATACGCTAAAAGTAAACTAGAAGGACAAGAAAGGATTCTTCAACTTGCAAAAGAAAACTCTGAAACAAAACTTGTGACGTTAAATCCAACTTTTATGATTGGGTCTTATGACACAAAACCTAGTTCTGGGAGATTAGTTTTAAGTGCACACAACAAAAAAATTATTTTTTATCCTCCTGGAGGAAAAAGTTTTATTAATGTAACTGATGCCGCTAATGCTGTTGTTAATGCTATAGATTTAGGTAAGCATTGTGAGAGTTATATTCTATGTGGAGAAAACTTAAGTTACAAGGAGTTTTATAAAAAAGTTACGCATCAACTCGAACAAAAATCATCTTATATAAAAATTCCTAAGTTTTTATTATATGGTATTGGTTACTTCGGAAACTTACTGCGCTTTTTTAAGATTAAAACAGATATTTCTTTAACTAATGTTCAAACACTTTGTGTGAATAATTATTATTCGAATCAAAAAGCTAAAGAGGAATTAAAACTTGAACAAAACCCTATTGAAAACGGAATTTCAGAAGCTATTGAATGGTTTAAGTTGAATTAA
- a CDS encoding T9SS type A sorting domain-containing protein, translating into MFKNYYVFIFAIMANISIYCQNPDQIVNIPDPVFKEFLVYNHDVNGDGEIQYGEAYLFTGEIDISRRERITDLTGLEAFENITKLNCDFNDIEYLDKVLFNLKKLEVLKCSHNSRLKSLDVSKNINLKLLYCGGGYLSHLDLSKNLLLEEFALDNNKDMDWVNLKNGNNSNLRASFYTTDIGCIQQDREERYSHWQFSSSFKGTFSTNCDANLHIPDPIFKTFLVGNNLINLNGDSEIQKNEAESYTGELLLDGLGISDLTGVEYFYNIRTLSCANNSISILNVDNNILLEKLNCSNNTIEYLDTSKNTLLKELNCENNALVFLNLKNGANSEIERGKITIAPNDFLSCVAVDNVQEFSGIHRGSLVNLNASLNEESCVGKGDFIDIPDASFKSALLNIPEINLNGDDEIQILESKYYEGSINVNNKNIENLDGIESFKYLKEFYCIGNKIKKINVEHNEYLEVLSCGNNELENLDLSKNTSLTTVYCANNKLLRLNMKNGKNGQIDARFNSFGNPNLTCIQVDSPDYVESLGWIKDSTSSFNSTCDYNDLIVSIPDPIFKNALITDDSVNLNGDSEIQLVEAEQVLSLGVSDLGIQELTGIEDFINLKVLNCRGNELTSLDLSENRKLEYLNCSNNKLDFINIKNRNNEKLKDNDVDFSNNETYACIQVDNREYAVSEWRLKKDRGAVFSIDCVDTRLVVNIPDDEFKRVLLLNNEINTNNDHEIQVSEALVFTGEINTTSSGISDLTGIEAFEKITGLKCVYNDLTSLDVSNNKELINLECTGNELISVNLSENLKLEKLILDDNNLQTLDISNNTELTSLDCSKNELTSINITGNLKLEELFANNNNLQTIDTSMNTSLSVFSCISNEIDELNLTNNTSLLGFSCEGNNLTTLDVSNNLNLRILYCSNNELTDLDISQNTALVELLCRSNKLESLNLKNGNNANFTNINVTGNLDLACIQVDSKTYSDNTWSTLKDATAEYREDCNISSDAVVIIPDANFKDYLVSNTAINTNGDDEIQVTEAQSFSGSINCSNLSIDNLEGIEYFPAITGLNCSDNRLTSLNISSNINLTSLNFDNNNIDTIDISKNILLNSLSCFNNRLTELDISSNTALSFLVCADNFIEILDVSSNDELTDVYCNGNELTRLNVSNLKLTNFDCSNNNLTTLIIGSGYNTTLDNFFLSNNVDLTCIQVDNKVYFDQNWSTAKDATANYSEDCSVLPDAIVYIPDTNFKRRLLLNTNINTNGDDEIQVAEAKAFSGIIDVSDSNINSLEGISFFTDITSLNCSDNNLTELNVEENVLLTYLNCSKNSLNTLDVTKNKVLNELDCHLNELTYLAVFKVSSTGNVERDDVLTSLDCSSNELSSLDVSYNTSLTHLTCSYNMLESLNVSENSQLKYLNCFSNKLEQLSLLQNTFLEELYCGSNELSSLNTFNNQNLERLNVKENNLTTLNVSNNLQLISLGCNDNELSNLDVSRNTSLVDLTCSGNNLVTLNVKNGHNIDFERFNALLNPNLTCIQVDDVTIVSGNTLWRKDVTATYNEECNIPEEVVYIPDTNFKRRLLSNTNINTNGDDEIQITEAVSFTGVIRVGFDGVGEKIEDLTGIQAFINIIGLHCSSNKLKTINVSENTKLTDLFCGLNELTTLDVSNNVNLEDLYCTGNSLTELNVTNNTKLNTLYFDTNQITEIDLSNNLMLTTLSCNTNSLRVLDISKNTNLTDVTCSFNQIETLDLSSNQKLSALYCNDNVIEELDLSLTSIQNLDCSNNKLTYLNLDRGENYAFDIFNTINNSELTCIKVHDVAFANENWSFGKDTTASFNRDCTSTASIVDEEFNDNIIIYPNPAINTITIDFKETTQSADFEIYSILGNSILKTNNRKINVAGLSKGIYILKIITEDNKVGVKRFVKK; encoded by the coding sequence ATGTTTAAAAACTACTATGTTTTTATATTCGCTATTATGGCGAATATTTCTATTTATTGCCAAAATCCAGATCAAATCGTTAACATTCCAGATCCTGTTTTTAAAGAATTTTTAGTCTATAACCATGATGTAAATGGAGATGGAGAAATACAATATGGTGAAGCCTATTTGTTTACAGGTGAAATAGATATTTCAAGACGCGAAAGGATTACAGATCTAACAGGTTTAGAAGCTTTTGAAAATATAACAAAACTTAATTGTGATTTTAACGATATAGAATATCTCGATAAAGTACTTTTCAATTTAAAAAAATTAGAAGTTTTAAAATGTTCTCACAATTCTCGTCTAAAGAGTTTAGATGTTAGTAAGAACATTAATTTAAAATTATTGTACTGTGGTGGAGGTTACCTTTCACATCTAGATTTATCTAAAAACTTATTGTTAGAAGAGTTCGCTTTAGATAACAATAAAGATATGGATTGGGTGAATTTAAAAAATGGAAATAACTCAAATTTAAGAGCATCATTTTATACTACAGATATAGGGTGTATACAACAAGATAGAGAAGAAAGATATAGTCATTGGCAGTTTTCTTCTAGCTTTAAGGGAACATTTTCTACCAATTGTGATGCTAATTTGCATATTCCTGATCCTATTTTCAAAACTTTCTTAGTAGGAAATAATTTAATTAATCTTAATGGTGATTCTGAAATTCAAAAAAATGAAGCAGAATCATATACAGGAGAATTGCTTCTTGATGGTTTAGGTATAAGTGACTTAACTGGTGTTGAATATTTTTATAATATAAGGACGTTGTCTTGCGCAAATAATTCTATCTCTATTCTAAATGTCGATAATAATATACTACTGGAAAAGCTTAATTGTAGTAATAACACAATTGAGTATTTAGATACATCAAAAAATACTTTATTGAAAGAATTAAATTGTGAAAATAATGCGTTAGTATTTTTAAACTTAAAAAATGGTGCAAATTCTGAAATAGAGAGGGGTAAAATAACTATAGCACCTAATGATTTTTTATCGTGTGTGGCTGTAGATAATGTTCAGGAATTTAGTGGTATACATAGAGGTAGTTTGGTGAATTTAAATGCAAGTTTAAATGAAGAGTCATGTGTAGGTAAGGGAGATTTTATAGATATACCAGATGCAAGTTTTAAGTCAGCTTTATTAAATATTCCAGAGATAAATTTAAATGGAGATGATGAAATTCAAATTTTAGAATCGAAGTACTATGAAGGTTCAATTAATGTAAATAATAAAAATATTGAAAATTTAGATGGTATAGAATCATTCAAATATTTAAAAGAATTTTATTGTATCGGAAACAAAATCAAAAAAATAAATGTTGAACATAATGAATATCTAGAAGTTTTGTCTTGTGGAAATAATGAATTAGAAAATTTAGATTTATCTAAAAACACATCATTAACTACAGTTTATTGTGCAAATAATAAACTATTAAGACTAAATATGAAGAATGGAAAAAACGGACAAATTGACGCTAGGTTTAATAGTTTTGGTAATCCAAATTTAACCTGTATTCAAGTGGATAGTCCTGATTATGTAGAAAGTTTAGGTTGGATTAAAGATAGTACTTCAAGTTTTAATTCGACATGTGATTATAATGATTTAATAGTTTCTATTCCTGATCCAATTTTTAAGAATGCACTTATTACAGATGACAGCGTTAATCTTAATGGAGATTCAGAAATCCAATTAGTAGAAGCGGAACAGGTATTAAGTTTAGGTGTTAGTGACTTAGGTATACAGGAACTTACAGGTATAGAGGATTTTATCAACTTAAAAGTCTTGAATTGTAGAGGTAATGAATTAACATCTTTAGATCTGTCTGAAAACAGGAAATTAGAATATTTAAATTGTTCAAACAACAAACTAGATTTTATTAATATTAAAAATAGGAATAACGAAAAATTAAAGGATAATGATGTTGATTTTTCAAATAATGAAACATACGCTTGTATTCAAGTTGATAATAGAGAATATGCTGTAAGTGAATGGCGATTGAAGAAAGATAGAGGAGCAGTTTTTAGTATTGATTGTGTAGACACAAGACTTGTAGTTAATATTCCAGATGATGAATTTAAAAGAGTTCTATTGTTAAATAATGAAATAAATACCAATAATGATCATGAAATACAAGTTAGTGAAGCTTTAGTTTTTACTGGAGAAATAAATACAACAAGTAGTGGAATATCTGACTTAACAGGAATAGAAGCTTTCGAAAAAATAACAGGTCTAAAATGTGTATATAATGATTTGACTAGTTTAGATGTTTCAAACAATAAAGAATTAATTAATTTAGAATGTACGGGAAATGAATTAATATCTGTAAACCTTTCAGAAAATTTAAAGCTAGAAAAGTTAATTCTAGATGACAATAATTTACAAACTTTAGATATATCTAATAATACAGAATTAACTAGTTTAGATTGTTCAAAAAATGAGTTGACCTCAATCAATATAACTGGAAATTTAAAATTAGAGGAATTATTTGCTAATAATAATAACTTGCAGACTATAGATACTTCTATGAATACATCACTATCTGTTTTTAGTTGTATATCTAATGAAATAGATGAATTAAATCTAACTAATAATACTTCTTTATTAGGATTTAGCTGTGAAGGAAATAACTTGACTACTTTAGATGTAAGTAACAATTTGAATTTAAGAATTCTTTATTGCAGTAATAATGAATTGACAGATTTAGATATATCACAAAATACAGCATTAGTAGAGTTGCTTTGTAGATCGAATAAATTAGAATCATTAAACCTTAAAAACGGGAATAATGCTAATTTTACGAATATAAATGTTACAGGTAATTTAGATCTTGCCTGTATCCAAGTAGATAGTAAAACGTATTCAGATAATACTTGGAGTACTTTAAAAGATGCAACAGCAGAATATAGAGAAGATTGTAACATTTCTTCGGATGCTGTTGTAATTATACCAGATGCTAACTTTAAAGATTATTTAGTTAGTAATACAGCTATAAATACAAATGGAGATGATGAGATTCAAGTAACAGAAGCGCAATCATTTTCAGGCTCTATTAATTGTTCTAATTTAAGTATTGATAATTTAGAAGGAATAGAATATTTCCCTGCTATTACGGGATTAAACTGTAGTGATAATAGATTAACTAGTTTAAATATTTCTAGTAATATAAATTTAACATCATTAAATTTTGATAATAACAACATTGATACTATTGATATTTCTAAAAACATCTTATTAAATTCTTTATCATGTTTTAATAATAGGCTTACTGAGTTAGATATTTCATCAAATACTGCTTTGTCTTTTTTAGTATGTGCTGATAATTTTATTGAGATTTTAGATGTTTCTTCAAATGATGAATTGACTGATGTGTATTGTAATGGAAATGAATTAACAAGGTTAAATGTGTCTAACTTGAAGTTAACTAATTTCGATTGTTCAAATAACAATTTAACAACCTTAATAATAGGCAGTGGTTACAATACAACTTTAGATAATTTTTTCTTGTCGAATAATGTAGATTTAACATGTATTCAAGTAGATAATAAAGTATATTTTGATCAGAATTGGTCTACGGCAAAGGATGCTACGGCTAATTATAGCGAAGATTGTTCTGTATTACCCGATGCTATTGTTTATATACCTGATACTAATTTTAAAAGACGTTTATTATTGAATACGAATATCAATACAAACGGAGATGATGAAATTCAAGTTGCAGAGGCTAAAGCATTCTCAGGAATAATAGATGTTTCTGATTCAAATATCAATAGTTTAGAAGGGATTTCGTTTTTTACAGATATAACGAGTTTAAATTGTAGTGATAATAATTTAACGGAATTGAATGTTGAAGAAAATGTTTTATTGACGTATTTAAATTGTAGTAAGAACAGTTTAAACACACTAGATGTTACTAAAAACAAAGTGTTAAATGAATTAGATTGTCACTTAAATGAGTTAACATATTTGGCTGTATTTAAAGTTTCTTCAACAGGAAATGTAGAAAGAGATGATGTATTAACTTCTCTTGATTGTAGTTCTAATGAATTATCAAGTTTAGATGTTTCTTACAATACTTCATTAACACACTTAACGTGTAGTTATAATATGTTGGAAAGTTTAAATGTTTCTGAAAATAGCCAGTTGAAATATTTGAATTGTTTTTCAAATAAACTAGAGCAGTTATCTCTATTACAGAATACATTTTTAGAAGAACTGTATTGCGGTTCTAATGAACTATCAAGCTTAAATACATTTAATAATCAAAATTTAGAGAGATTAAATGTTAAAGAAAATAATTTAACAACATTAAATGTTTCTAATAACTTACAATTAATAAGTTTAGGTTGTAATGACAATGAACTTTCGAATTTAGATGTTTCTAGAAATACAAGCTTAGTAGATTTAACATGTAGTGGAAATAATTTAGTAACCTTAAATGTTAAAAATGGACACAATATAGATTTTGAGAGATTTAACGCATTATTAAATCCTAATTTAACTTGTATTCAAGTAGATGATGTAACTATTGTTTCTGGAAATACTTTGTGGCGAAAAGACGTAACAGCGACATACAATGAAGAATGTAATATTCCAGAAGAAGTTGTATACATACCAGATACTAATTTTAAAAGACGTTTATTATCAAACACCAACATAAATACCAACGGTGATGATGAAATTCAAATAACTGAAGCAGTATCTTTTACGGGTGTAATTCGTGTTGGTTTTGATGGAGTAGGTGAAAAAATTGAAGATTTAACAGGTATTCAAGCTTTTATCAACATTATCGGTTTACATTGTTCTTCTAATAAATTAAAAACGATAAATGTTTCTGAAAACACGAAATTAACAGACTTGTTTTGTGGACTTAATGAGTTAACAACTTTAGATGTGTCTAATAATGTAAACTTAGAGGATTTATATTGTACTGGTAATTCTTTAACGGAATTAAATGTTACTAATAATACAAAATTAAACACGCTTTATTTTGATACTAATCAAATTACAGAAATAGATTTGTCAAATAATCTAATGTTAACAACGCTAAGTTGTAATACAAATAGTTTAAGAGTTTTAGATATATCTAAAAATACGAACTTGACAGATGTTACATGTTCTTTTAATCAAATAGAAACATTAGATCTTTCTTCAAATCAAAAGTTATCAGCATTATACTGTAATGATAATGTTATAGAAGAGTTAGATTTATCATTAACTTCAATCCAGAACCTAGATTGCTCAAATAATAAATTAACATATTTGAATCTGGATAGAGGTGAGAATTATGCTTTCGATATTTTCAATACGATTAATAATTCAGAATTAACATGTATTAAAGTTCATGATGTAGCTTTTGCAAATGAGAATTGGAGTTTCGGAAAAGATACCACAGCATCTTTTAATAGAGATTGTACTTCAACAGCAAGTATTGTAGACGAAGAATTTAATGATAACATTATTATATACCCAAATCCAGCAATTAATACAATTACAATTGATTTTAAAGAAACTACTCAAAGTGCTGATTTTGAAATTTATTCAATACTAGGGAATAGTATTTTAAAAACAAATAATCGAAAAATTAATGTAGCAGGATTATCTAAAGGAATATATATCTTAAAAATTATTACAGAAGATAATAAAGTAGGCGTAAAAAGATTTGTAAAAAAATAA
- a CDS encoding fumarylacetoacetate hydrolase family protein, with protein MKIICIGRNYAKHIEELANEKPESPVIFLKPDSAILPKNIPFFIPPFSNEIHYEVEVLVKINKVGKHISPKFAHKYYDTVGLGIDFTARDVQAVCKEKGLPWEKAKAFDGSAIVGQFFPKEDFDLENLSFQLQKNEEIVQDGNTSSMLWKIDELIAYVSQYFTLKKGDLIFTGTPAGVGKVEENDILTGTIEGKQSFQIKVK; from the coding sequence ATGAAAATAATTTGTATTGGTAGAAATTATGCAAAGCATATAGAAGAATTAGCGAATGAAAAACCTGAAAGTCCAGTGATTTTTTTAAAGCCAGATTCTGCAATACTTCCTAAAAACATTCCTTTTTTTATACCTCCATTTTCTAATGAGATTCATTACGAAGTAGAAGTTTTAGTGAAAATTAACAAAGTAGGAAAACATATTTCACCAAAATTTGCTCATAAATATTATGATACTGTTGGTTTAGGGATAGATTTTACAGCCAGAGATGTTCAAGCTGTATGTAAAGAAAAAGGATTGCCATGGGAAAAAGCAAAAGCATTTGACGGAAGTGCAATTGTAGGGCAGTTTTTTCCGAAAGAAGATTTCGATTTAGAAAATTTATCATTCCAATTGCAAAAGAATGAGGAAATTGTTCAAGATGGAAATACATCATCAATGTTATGGAAGATTGATGAATTAATTGCATATGTTTCTCAATATTTCACATTGAAAAAAGGAGATCTTATTTTTACAGGAACTCCAGCTGGAGTAGGAAAAGTTGAAGAGAATGATATCTTAACCGGAACTATAGAAGGAAAACAATCGTTTCAAATTAAAGTGAAATGA
- the purU gene encoding formyltetrahydrofolate deformylase, with translation MKSQIVTFLIKCPDQKGLVAKFTSFFYEEGFNILSCQQYVNGIADRYYMRIRLDAEDVGISKKDLEDKFSNLAEVLECTWSVHYDSEKQNVAILVSHTSHCLYDLLERQREGAIDCNISLIISNHNKLKPIADMFGVPYYHLPITKETKAEQEAQVIQLLSEHNVDLIVMARYMQILSENFINQYPQRIINIHHSFLPAFQGADPYRRAYERGVKLIGATAHYTTVDLDEGPIIEQDVERITHESTPKTLKQIGADVERLVLAKAVKCHLQHQIIVSDNRAIVFPESGE, from the coding sequence ATGAAATCACAAATAGTAACATTCCTAATCAAATGTCCTGATCAAAAAGGACTTGTCGCAAAGTTTACTTCATTTTTCTATGAAGAAGGTTTTAATATTTTAAGTTGTCAACAGTATGTAAATGGAATTGCAGATCGTTATTATATGCGTATTCGTTTAGATGCTGAAGATGTTGGGATTTCTAAAAAAGATCTAGAAGATAAATTTTCTAATCTAGCAGAAGTTTTAGAGTGTACTTGGTCGGTTCATTACGATAGTGAAAAGCAGAATGTAGCAATATTAGTTTCTCATACAAGTCATTGTTTGTATGATTTGTTGGAAAGACAAAGAGAAGGAGCAATCGATTGTAACATCAGTTTAATTATTAGTAATCATAATAAGTTAAAACCGATAGCTGATATGTTCGGTGTGCCTTATTATCATTTGCCAATTACAAAAGAAACAAAGGCTGAGCAAGAAGCGCAAGTAATTCAATTATTATCTGAGCATAATGTAGATTTGATTGTTATGGCGCGTTACATGCAAATTCTTTCAGAAAACTTTATTAATCAATATCCTCAGCGAATTATTAATATTCATCATTCTTTTTTACCAGCTTTCCAAGGAGCAGATCCTTACCGAAGAGCATATGAAAGAGGTGTGAAATTAATTGGAGCGACTGCACATTATACAACGGTTGATTTGGATGAAGGTCCAATTATAGAACAAGATGTAGAAAGAATTACTCATGAGAGTACTCCGAAAACACTAAAGCAAATTGGAGCAGATGTTGAGCGATTAGTTTTGGCAAAGGCTGTAAAGTGTCATTTACAACATCAAATTATTGTTTCAGATAATAGAGCCATTGTTTTTCCAGAATCTGGAGAATAA
- a CDS encoding 1,4-dihydroxy-2-naphthoyl-CoA synthase has protein sequence MMHIDWKTAKEYTDITYKKHNGVARIAFNRPNVRNAFRPHTTAELLDAFRDAHEDTSIGVVLLSAEGPSTKDGIWSFCSGGDQKARGHQGYVGQDGYHRLNILEVQRLIRFMPKAVIAVVPGWAVGGGHSLHVTCDLTLASKEHAIFKQTDADVTSFDGGYGSAYLAKMVGQKKAREIFFLGRNYSAQEAYEMGMVNAVIPHDELESTAYEWAQEILAKSPTSIKMLKFAMNLTDDGMVGQQVFAGEATRLAYMTDEAKEGRDAFLEKRKPSFEKKWIP, from the coding sequence ATGATGCACATCGACTGGAAAACTGCAAAAGAATATACAGATATCACGTATAAGAAACATAACGGTGTGGCTAGAATTGCTTTTAACAGACCAAATGTTAGAAATGCTTTCAGACCACATACTACAGCTGAATTATTAGATGCTTTTAGAGATGCTCACGAAGATACATCAATTGGTGTTGTTTTATTATCTGCTGAAGGTCCGTCTACTAAAGATGGAATTTGGAGCTTTTGTTCAGGGGGAGATCAAAAGGCAAGAGGTCATCAAGGTTATGTTGGACAAGATGGTTATCATCGTTTAAATATTCTTGAAGTTCAAAGATTAATTCGTTTTATGCCAAAAGCGGTAATTGCTGTTGTTCCTGGTTGGGCAGTTGGTGGAGGACATAGTCTTCATGTGACTTGTGATTTAACTTTAGCAAGTAAAGAACATGCTATTTTTAAACAAACAGATGCTGATGTAACATCTTTCGATGGAGGTTACGGTTCTGCTTATTTAGCAAAAATGGTAGGGCAGAAAAAAGCAAGAGAAATTTTCTTTTTAGGAAGAAATTATTCTGCTCAAGAAGCTTATGAAATGGGGATGGTAAATGCAGTGATTCCTCACGATGAATTAGAATCAACAGCTTACGAATGGGCTCAAGAAATTTTAGCAAAATCACCAACATCAATCAAAATGTTAAAGTTTGCCATGAATTTAACGGATGATGGAATGGTTGGGCAACAAGTTTTTGCTGGAGAAGCAACTCGTTTAGCTTACATGACAGATGAAGCTAAGGAAGGAAGAGATGCGTTCTTAGAAAAAAGAAAGCCAAGTTTTGAGAAAAAATGGATTCCATAG